The Streptomyces sp. HSG2 genome has a segment encoding these proteins:
- the recN gene encoding DNA repair protein RecN, which yields MVVTVLEEMRIRSLGVIDDAVVELSPGFTAVTGETGAGKTMVVTSLGLLLGGRADPALVRLGARSAVVEGRLAVPRDASAIARAEEAGAQLDDGALLVSRTVSAEGRSRAHLGGRAVPVGVLAEIADELVAVHGQSAQQGLLKPARQRQALDRYAGDALVGPLSAYDRAYRRLRVVSAELGEITTRARERAQEADLLRHGLSEIEAVAPTPGEDERLAEEAERLRHAEVLASAASAAHGALAGDPEDLEAVDAATLVAGAQRALDGACAHDPALAGLADRVREIGILLHDAAGELAGYAGDLEADPPRLAAVEARRADLTALTRKYGEDVTAVLAWAERSAGRLATLDGDDERIEELTAERDALRAELARSARLLTDVRTRAAERFAAAVTAELGSLAMPHARVTFAVRQTEDPGGVVVDGRALAYGPFGVDEVELLLTPHPGAPARPVSRGASGGELSRVMLAVEVAFAGTDPVPTYLFDEVDAGVGGRAAVEIGRRLARLARTAQVVVVTHLPQVAAFADRQLLVEKTDDGSVTRSGVKVLEGEERVRELSRMLAGQENSRTARAHAEELLETARADAPR from the coding sequence ATGGTCGTGACCGTGCTTGAGGAGATGCGGATACGGTCGCTCGGCGTGATCGACGACGCCGTGGTCGAGTTGTCCCCCGGCTTCACCGCGGTGACGGGGGAGACCGGCGCGGGCAAGACCATGGTGGTCACCAGCCTGGGGCTGCTGTTGGGAGGGCGTGCCGACCCGGCGTTGGTGCGGCTCGGTGCCAGGAGCGCCGTCGTGGAGGGGCGACTCGCGGTGCCGCGGGACGCCTCCGCCATTGCGCGGGCGGAGGAGGCCGGCGCCCAGCTGGACGACGGCGCGTTGTTGGTCAGCCGTACCGTCTCCGCCGAGGGCCGGTCGCGCGCCCACCTGGGCGGGCGGGCCGTCCCCGTAGGGGTGCTTGCCGAGATCGCCGACGAACTGGTCGCCGTGCACGGCCAGTCCGCCCAGCAGGGACTCCTCAAGCCGGCGCGGCAGCGGCAGGCGCTCGACCGGTACGCGGGGGACGCGTTGGTCGGGCCGCTCTCCGCGTACGACCGGGCCTACCGGCGGTTGCGCGTGGTCTCCGCCGAACTCGGGGAGATCACCACCCGCGCCCGTGAACGGGCACAGGAGGCGGACCTGCTCCGTCACGGACTGTCGGAGATCGAGGCCGTGGCACCGACGCCGGGTGAGGACGAGCGCCTCGCCGAGGAGGCCGAGCGCCTTCGGCACGCCGAGGTACTGGCCTCGGCCGCCTCGGCCGCGCACGGCGCGCTGGCGGGCGACCCCGAGGATCTTGAGGCGGTGGACGCCGCCACCCTGGTCGCCGGTGCCCAGCGTGCCCTGGACGGCGCGTGTGCGCACGATCCGGCGCTGGCGGGCCTGGCCGACCGCGTCCGGGAGATCGGCATCCTGCTCCACGACGCGGCGGGGGAGCTGGCCGGGTACGCGGGTGACCTGGAGGCCGACCCGCCGCGGCTGGCGGCGGTCGAGGCGCGGCGGGCCGACCTCACGGCACTGACCCGCAAGTACGGAGAGGACGTCACCGCCGTTCTGGCGTGGGCCGAGCGGTCCGCCGGGCGCCTGGCCACCCTCGACGGCGACGACGAGCGGATCGAGGAGCTGACGGCCGAGCGGGACGCTCTGCGGGCGGAACTGGCTCGATCGGCACGGCTTCTGACGGACGTGCGGACCCGGGCGGCCGAGCGCTTCGCCGCCGCGGTCACAGCGGAACTGGGTTCGCTGGCGATGCCGCACGCCAGGGTGACCTTCGCGGTCCGACAGACCGAGGATCCCGGGGGCGTGGTCGTCGACGGGCGGGCGCTCGCCTACGGACCCTTCGGTGTCGACGAGGTCGAGCTGTTGCTGACTCCGCATCCGGGGGCGCCGGCCAGACCCGTCTCCCGGGGCGCGTCGGGCGGCGAGCTGTCCCGTGTGATGCTGGCGGTCGAAGTGGCCTTCGCCGGCACGGACCCGGTGCCGACCTATCTGTTCGACGAGGTGGACGCGGGCGTGGGGGGGAGGGCGGCGGTGGAGATCGGCCGACGCCTGGCCCGGCTGGCCAGGACCGCGCAGGTGGTCGTCGTCACGCATCTGCCGCAGGTCGCCGCCTTCGCGGATCGACAGTTGTTGGTCGAGAAGACCGACGACGGGTCGGTGACCCGGTCGGGGGTGAAGGTGCTGGAGGGGGAGGAGCGGGTCCGGGAGTTGTCCAGGATGCTCGCCGGGCAGGAGAATTCCCGGACGGCGCGAGCCCATGCGGAGGAACTGCTGGAGACGGCTCGGGCGGACGCGCCGCGATAG